The Populus trichocarpa isolate Nisqually-1 chromosome 2, P.trichocarpa_v4.1, whole genome shotgun sequence genome has a window encoding:
- the LOC7474577 gene encoding uncharacterized protein LOC7474577 — protein sequence MSRMKTVGKPPLAKSPTRLRPRRSIRSESTTSQTPPGSLAKSQRPNRKWDMEESDLRPEYQSISWELRALAKMARGEFGNGESSNGGVGRSLSANSSPLFERGRFYEEYSVRRNERLKRKKGDTGNEVKTPCNLGVTIESSKRRDSKKLESLRKSVSAAYCVERNENSRYMLRSMNKENKKPPLPVYNYEKSVLASERKVTARKARKI from the exons ACTTGCTAAATCGCCCACCAGGCTGCGTCCTCGCCGTTCTATTCGATCTGAATCCACCACTTCACAGACTCCTCCTG GTTCTTTAGCTAAATCTCAGAGACCAAACAGGAAATGGGACATGGAAGAATCTGATCTCCGCCCTGAATACCAATCAATATCCTGGGAGTTACGTGCTCTAGCGAAGATGGCTCGCGGTGAATTTGGAAATGGGGAGTCAAGTAATGGTGGAGTTGGTCGAAGTTTGAGTGCAAATTCTAGCCCTTTGTTTGAGAGAGGCAGGTTTTATGAGGAGTATTCTGTTAGGAGAAATGAGAGgttgaagagaaagaaaggagacaCAGGAAATGAGGTGAAGACTCCTTGTAATCTTGGAGTAACTATTGAGTCTTCAAAGAGGAGGGATTCGAAGAAGCTTGAGAGCTTGAGGAAATCTGTTTCTGCTGCTTACTGTGTGGAGAGAAATGAGAATTCAAGGTACATGTTGAGGAGCATGAATAAAGAGAACAAGAAGCCTCCTTTGCCTGTTTACAATTACGAGAAATCTGTGCTTGCAAGTGAAAGGAAAGTTACTGCTCGGAAGGCTAGGAAAATCTGA